A window from Eretmochelys imbricata isolate rEreImb1 chromosome 23, rEreImb1.hap1, whole genome shotgun sequence encodes these proteins:
- the LOC144278925 gene encoding cdc42 effector protein 2-like, with protein sequence MPAKTPIYLKPSTPKRGRKLRLRDVLSSDMISPPLGDFRHSAHIGPAGEGDMFGELSFLQGKYDLLPPLGRRLASQSAQAVGQELARGPAASSYRSLLKSAVSLPVFSGAPSPEQAPPKPPRLHLEELPSSQRSMSVSCGEGCFHSGQGLPFSLPHYDQLPSSVSFSADSSEGSFPGPWGLGYGTRAGTDTQEPPCSPGASVPRSESLLGLDLDLGPSILDDVLRIMEEYKLPGAKAL encoded by the coding sequence ATGCCCGCCAAGACCCCCATCTACCTGAAGCCCTCGACGCCGAAGCGGGGCCGGAAGCTGCGGCTGCGGGACGTGCTGTCGAGCGACATGATCAGCCCGCCGCTGGGGGACTTCCGGCACAGCGCCCACATCGGGCCGGCGGGCGAGGGCGACATGTTCGGGGAACTCTCCTTCCTGCAGGGCAAGTACGACCTGCTGCCCCCCCTGGGCCGCCGCCTGGCCTCGCAGAGCGCCCAGGCCGTGGGCCAGGAGCTGGCCCGGGGCCCCGCCGCCAGCAGCTACCGCAGCCTGCTCAAGAGCGCCGTCTCCCTGCCTGTCTTCAGCGGGGCGCCGAGCCCGGAGCAAGCGCCCCCCAAGCCGCCccggctgcacctggaggagctGCCCAGCAGCCAGCGCTCCATGTCCGTCAGCTGCGGTGAGGGCTGTTTCCACAGCGGGCAGGGCCTGCCCTTCTCCCTCCCGCACTACGACCAGCTGCCCTCCTCCGTCTCCTTCTCCGCCGACTCCTCCGAGGGCTCCTTCCCGGGCCCCTGGGGCCTGGGCTACGGCACCCGGGCCGGCACGGACACCCAGGAGCCCCCGTGCTCCCCCGGGGCCTCTGTCCCGCGCTCCGAgtccctgctggggctggacCTGGACCTGGGCCCCTCCATCCTGGACGACGTGCTGCGGATCATGGAGGAGTACAAGCTGCCGGGCGCCAAGGCCCTGTAG
- the PPP1R14A gene encoding protein phosphatase 1 regulatory subunit 14A, protein MAANRVGRRLGRGSPARSPGSTRAEPARSPGIQKRQARVTVKYDRRELQRRLDTEKWIDGRLEELYQGREAEMPDEVNIDELLELDADEARAAQLQGILKSCHNNTQAFVQELLLKLRGLQKHQALGRPSPELPERA, encoded by the exons ATGGCTGCGAACCGGGTGGGCAGGCGGCTGGGACGGGGGTCCCCGGCGCGCTCTCCGGGGAGTACCCGAGCGGAGCCGGCCCGCAGCCCCGGGATCCAGAAGCGCCAAGCCCGGGTGACGGTGAAGTACGACCGGCGGGAGCTGCAGCGGCGGCTGGACACCGAGAAATGGATCGACGGGCGCCTGGAGGAGCTGTACCAGGGCCGG GAGGCAGAGATGCCGGATGAAGTGAACATTGACGAACTCCTGGAGCTGGACGCAGACGAGGCACGGGCCGCACAGCTGCAG GGCATCCTGAAGTCTTGTCACAACAACACGCAG GCCTTCGTGCAGGAGCTGCTCCTCAAGCTACGGGGGCTCCAGAAGCACCAGGCCCTGGGGCGGCCCAGCCCGGAGCTGCCGGAGCGAGCGTGA
- the SPINT2 gene encoding kunitz-type protease inhibitor 2 isoform X3: MGRAGLLMLMLLAALGPGVRGHEGSGEPAGSPAPGPPELCLLPKVVGKCRAAFPRWWYNATSRACQRFTYGGCGANLNNFLVEDDCRVRCVAAGDGEDVNEIPQASHRVVQSADEVSPGRVQPANNTFTYEESCAAPRLTGPCRAAFPRWYYDPAAQACKQFVYGGCKGNKNNYLQEELCLHQCRGAAGGAEGPEPGVHSTRAVALAVLLAILVAVLLGSVVVFFVWLCRRSRELSLSVPWSPLDDKEYLMSNAYTL; this comes from the exons ATGGGGCGCGCGGGGCTGCTGATGCTGATGCTGCTGGCCGCGCTCGGCCCCGGGGTCCGGGGCCACGAGGGGTCGGGGGAGCCCGCGGGGAGCCCCGCGCCGGGGCCGCCGG AGCTCTGCCTCTTGCCCAAGGTGGTGGGCAAGTGCCGGGCCGCCTTCCCGCGCTGGTGGTACAATGCCACAAGCCGGGCGTGCCAGCGTTTCACCTACGGCGGCTGCGGGGCCAACCTCAACAACTTCCTGGTGGAGGACGACTGCCGGGTGAGGTGCGTGGCGGCCGGAG ATGGGGAGGACGTGAACGAGATTCCGCAGGCCAGCCACAGAGTTGTGCAGAGTGCAGACG aggtGTCCCCCGGGCGCGTCCAGCCGGCCAACAACACTTTCACCTACGAAG AGTCCTGTGCTGCGCCCCGCCTGACCGGCCCCTGCCGCGCTGCCTTCCCCCGCTGGTACTACGACCCGGCTGCGCAGGCCTGCAAGCAGTTCGTCTACGGGGGCTGCAAGGGGAACAAGAACAACTACCTGCAGGAggagctgtgtctacaccagtgcCGTGGGGCTGCGG GGGGTGCTGAGGGGCCGGAGCCGGGCGTTCACTCTACCAGAG cggtggccctggccgtgctgctgGCCATCCTCGTCGCTGTCCTGCTGGGCTCCGTGGTCGTCTTCTTCGTCTGGCTGTGCAGGAGGAGCCGGGAGCTGTCCCTGAGTGTGCCCTGGAGCCCCCTGGACGACAAGGAGTACCTGATGAGCAATGCCTATACGCTGTGA
- the SPINT2 gene encoding kunitz-type protease inhibitor 2 isoform X1 translates to MGRAGLLMLMLLAALGPGVRGHEGSGEPAGSPAPGPPELCLLPKVVGKCRAAFPRWWYNATSRACQRFTYGGCGANLNNFLVEDDCRVRCVAAGDGEDVNEIPQASHRVVQSADEVSPGRVQPANNTFTYEERCLAKAATGLCRASFPRWWFDVESKTCRQFTYGGCGGNPNNYLSEAECLARCSESCAAPRLTGPCRAAFPRWYYDPAAQACKQFVYGGCKGNKNNYLQEELCLHQCRGAAGGAEGPEPGVHSTRAVALAVLLAILVAVLLGSVVVFFVWLCRRSRELSLSVPWSPLDDKEYLMSNAYTL, encoded by the exons ATGGGGCGCGCGGGGCTGCTGATGCTGATGCTGCTGGCCGCGCTCGGCCCCGGGGTCCGGGGCCACGAGGGGTCGGGGGAGCCCGCGGGGAGCCCCGCGCCGGGGCCGCCGG AGCTCTGCCTCTTGCCCAAGGTGGTGGGCAAGTGCCGGGCCGCCTTCCCGCGCTGGTGGTACAATGCCACAAGCCGGGCGTGCCAGCGTTTCACCTACGGCGGCTGCGGGGCCAACCTCAACAACTTCCTGGTGGAGGACGACTGCCGGGTGAGGTGCGTGGCGGCCGGAG ATGGGGAGGACGTGAACGAGATTCCGCAGGCCAGCCACAGAGTTGTGCAGAGTGCAGACG aggtGTCCCCCGGGCGCGTCCAGCCGGCCAACAACACTTTCACCTACGAAG AACGCTGCCTGGCCAAAGCCGCCACCGGCCTGTGCCGTGCCTCCTTCCCACGCTGGTGGTTCGACGTGGAGTCCAAAACCTGCCGCCAGTTCACCTACGGGGGCTGCGGAGGGAACCCGAACAACTACCTGAGTGAGGCCGAGTGTCTGGCCAGGTGCTCAG AGTCCTGTGCTGCGCCCCGCCTGACCGGCCCCTGCCGCGCTGCCTTCCCCCGCTGGTACTACGACCCGGCTGCGCAGGCCTGCAAGCAGTTCGTCTACGGGGGCTGCAAGGGGAACAAGAACAACTACCTGCAGGAggagctgtgtctacaccagtgcCGTGGGGCTGCGG GGGGTGCTGAGGGGCCGGAGCCGGGCGTTCACTCTACCAGAG cggtggccctggccgtgctgctgGCCATCCTCGTCGCTGTCCTGCTGGGCTCCGTGGTCGTCTTCTTCGTCTGGCTGTGCAGGAGGAGCCGGGAGCTGTCCCTGAGTGTGCCCTGGAGCCCCCTGGACGACAAGGAGTACCTGATGAGCAATGCCTATACGCTGTGA
- the SPINT2 gene encoding kunitz-type protease inhibitor 2 isoform X2: MGRAGLLMLMLLAALGPGVRGHEGSGEPAGSPAPGPPELCLLPKVVGKCRAAFPRWWYNATSRACQRFTYGGCGANLNNFLVEDDCRVRCVAAGEVSPGRVQPANNTFTYEERCLAKAATGLCRASFPRWWFDVESKTCRQFTYGGCGGNPNNYLSEAECLARCSESCAAPRLTGPCRAAFPRWYYDPAAQACKQFVYGGCKGNKNNYLQEELCLHQCRGAAGGAEGPEPGVHSTRAVALAVLLAILVAVLLGSVVVFFVWLCRRSRELSLSVPWSPLDDKEYLMSNAYTL, encoded by the exons ATGGGGCGCGCGGGGCTGCTGATGCTGATGCTGCTGGCCGCGCTCGGCCCCGGGGTCCGGGGCCACGAGGGGTCGGGGGAGCCCGCGGGGAGCCCCGCGCCGGGGCCGCCGG AGCTCTGCCTCTTGCCCAAGGTGGTGGGCAAGTGCCGGGCCGCCTTCCCGCGCTGGTGGTACAATGCCACAAGCCGGGCGTGCCAGCGTTTCACCTACGGCGGCTGCGGGGCCAACCTCAACAACTTCCTGGTGGAGGACGACTGCCGGGTGAGGTGCGTGGCGGCCGGAG aggtGTCCCCCGGGCGCGTCCAGCCGGCCAACAACACTTTCACCTACGAAG AACGCTGCCTGGCCAAAGCCGCCACCGGCCTGTGCCGTGCCTCCTTCCCACGCTGGTGGTTCGACGTGGAGTCCAAAACCTGCCGCCAGTTCACCTACGGGGGCTGCGGAGGGAACCCGAACAACTACCTGAGTGAGGCCGAGTGTCTGGCCAGGTGCTCAG AGTCCTGTGCTGCGCCCCGCCTGACCGGCCCCTGCCGCGCTGCCTTCCCCCGCTGGTACTACGACCCGGCTGCGCAGGCCTGCAAGCAGTTCGTCTACGGGGGCTGCAAGGGGAACAAGAACAACTACCTGCAGGAggagctgtgtctacaccagtgcCGTGGGGCTGCGG GGGGTGCTGAGGGGCCGGAGCCGGGCGTTCACTCTACCAGAG cggtggccctggccgtgctgctgGCCATCCTCGTCGCTGTCCTGCTGGGCTCCGTGGTCGTCTTCTTCGTCTGGCTGTGCAGGAGGAGCCGGGAGCTGTCCCTGAGTGTGCCCTGGAGCCCCCTGGACGACAAGGAGTACCTGATGAGCAATGCCTATACGCTGTGA